From the genome of Vicia villosa cultivar HV-30 ecotype Madison, WI linkage group LG2, Vvil1.0, whole genome shotgun sequence, one region includes:
- the LOC131650663 gene encoding uncharacterized protein LOC131650663 yields MEKGETSNSKQKRKREESWNPHSSWENYEYETMNKKGYAKATGKWTKVAEEFKSYYEETKSKKLLNLDCVRNPEDILQRWSNDMIMLIATDEKFSKINLMDVKNLIAYRTTGNVVKFLTSINDETWNQYIGMVENNNQQFEKLIMELIYKEFIGYNTLEHKTEVNKLLREKAEIHLINMQICNMCEIDSFICEYKKYYYELDNETREIFRGVFISKLPYPLSAKIRGIWKSQPIELGDSLGHYVNECPTKKEKDVKEKSKLIKKVYKIYNLEPLEDELSDSDCSVYEYIEDELSSEETESE; encoded by the exons ATGGAAAAAGGAGAAACAAGTAAttctaaacaaaaaagaaaacgtGAAGAGAGTTGGAATCCTCATAGTTCTTGGGAAAACTATGAATATGAAACTATGAATAAAAAAGGTTATGCAAAGGCCACTGGAAAATGGACAAAAGTTGCGGAAGAATTTAAATCTTACTATGAAGAAActaaatctaaaaaattattaaacttaGACTGTGTAAGAAATCCAGAGGATATACTACAAAGATGGtctaatgatatgattatgcttaTAGCAACCGATGAAAAATTTTCTAAGATAAATCTAATGGATGTCAAGAATTTAATAGCTTATAGAACAACAGGAAATGTGGTGAAATTCTTAACGAGTATTAATGATGAAACATGGAATCAATATATAGGAATGGTAGAAAATAACAATCAACAATTTGAAAAACTAATAATGGAATTAATATATAAAGAATTCATAGGCTACAACACTCTTGAACATAAAACAGAAGTAAATAAACTTTTGCGAGAAAAGGCAGAAATTCATCTAATTAATATGCAGATATGTAATATGTGTGAAATAGATAGTTTCATTTGTGagtataaaaaatactattatgaaTTAGATAATGAGACTAGGGAAATATTTAGAGGAGTCTTTATATCCAAGTTACCATACCCACTTAGTGCAAAAATAAGAGGTATATGGAAATCCCAACCAATTGAATTAGGTGATAGCTT AGGTCATTATGTCAATGAATgtccaacaaagaaagaaaaagatgttaaagaaaaatcaaaactaataaagaaagtatataaaatatataatttagaaccaTTAGAAGATGAATTAAGTGATTCTGACTGTAGTGTATATGAATATATAGAGGATGAACTATCTTCAGAAGAAACAGAATCTGAATAG